A genome region from Bemisia tabaci chromosome 3, PGI_BMITA_v3 includes the following:
- the LOC109030768 gene encoding facilitated trehalose transporter Tret1 isoform X1 yields MAFVVDTEVACAKIQSSDEDESEKLSWRCWFRTLFAASGPLMVFLYTGVAEAHSAVLLHQLKKEDSHIPVTTDEATWIEFPLMVSIGEKWNLHFDFILRVKLMRLQETMMSMRLPYFAASLGILLAPISALLAGPVLDAFGRKKGLLSFFLSMGLGFCVVAFAEEVYHIYIGRCICAIAIGLEVTSVVYLAEICTKRQRSCFLSLTAPFFSLGVALVYLVGGYLPWQMAATIFSLSSFGFFVIQCFAPESPAWLFKTGQIEASTKSLRKLGRSHENILHELDLLTLSTRTRSGKFHLRAFLEPTVWKPFLILSIFHFITNAAGVFDVLYYTVDFVKAFGLTVDPLIFTVLLAVARFTTNCTLGAYFLVSVPRKFTTAFSGFIMAASLLGSTVYEYAYRDLAEKPLQWIPVTLTVIAIVASAMGMNFLPWIMPGEMFPLQVRGAMTGASFLVGTFCTFVSLKIYGSTSKRSVFGVCCCGLHYLPSQERYSGYWSCQRLRIRHCTR; encoded by the exons ATGGCGTTTGTGGTTGATACTGAAGTTGCTtgtgcaaaaatacaaagctcCGATGAAgatgaaagtgaaaaactttCATGGCGCTGTTGGTTTCGAACA CTATTTGCTGCAAGTGGGCCGCTGATGGTGTTTTTGTATACTGGAGTAGCCGAGGCCCATTCTGCTGTGCTCCTGCACCAGTTGAAGAAGGAGGACAGTCACATACCCGTCACCACGGACGAGGCCACGTGGATTG AGTTTCCCTTGATGGTCTCAATCGGTGAAAAATGGAATCTTCACTTTGACTTTATTTTACGTGTAAAGCTGATGAGGCTACAAGAAACGATGATGTCAATGCGATTGCCTTATTTTGCAGCAAGTCTTGGAATTTTGTTGGCGCCTATATCCGCTTTGCTTGCTGGACCAGTCCTCGATgcatttggaagaaaaaaagggcTCCTCAGCTTTTTTCTGAGCATGGGTCTTGGTTTTTGCGTTGTTGCTTTCGCAGAGGAGGTCTACCACATTTACATAGGACGGTGCATCTGTGCAATCGCTATAG GTTTGGAAGTGACGTCAGTTGTATACCTCGCAGAGATCTGCACAAAACGGCAAAGAAGCTGCTTCCTCTCGCTGACGGCGCCTTTCTTCTCGCTCGGTGTAGCTCTCGTCTACCTCGTGGGAGGCTACCTGCCGTGGCAGATGGCAGCCACCATCTTCAGCCTGAGCAGCTTCGGTTTCTTCGTCATCCAGTGCTTCGCGCCCGAGTCCCCCGCGTGGCTCTTCAAAACAGGCCAAATCGAGGCCTCCACCAAGAGTCTGCGAAAATTAGGCCGCTCCCACGAGAACATCCTCCACGAGCTCGACCTCCTGACCCTCTCGACAAGGACCCGAAGCGGAAAATTCCACCTCAGAGCGTTCCTGGAGCCAACGGTCTGGAAACCGTTTCTAATCCTATCCATATTCCACTTCATAACCAACGCTGCCGGGGTATTCGACGTCTTATACTACACCGTCGACTTCGTCAAAGCTTTCGGGCTGACGGTCGACCCGTTGATTTTCACCGTCCTCTTGGCCGTGGCGAGATTCACGACCAACTGTACGTTGGGCGCCTATTTCTTGGTCTCGGTCCCACGAAAATTCACCACGGCCTTTTCTGGCTTCATAATGGCCGCTTCACTCCTCGGATCGACGGTTTACGAGTACGCGTATCGCGACTTGGCGGAGAAGCCCCTCCAGTGGATACCCGTGACGCTCACGGTGATTGCTATCGTGGCCAGTGCGATGGGTATGAATTTCCTCCCGTGGATCATGCCTGGTGAAATGTTTCCCCTCCAAGTTAGGGGTGCCATGACGGGAGCCTCGTTCTTAGTCGGGACCTTCTGCACCTTTGTCAGTCTCAAAATTTATGGGTCTACGTCGAAACGTTCTGTATTTGGGGTCTGTTGCTGCGGTTTGCATTATTTGCCTTCGCAGGAGCGTTATTCGGGATATTGGTCCTGCCAGAGACTCAGAATAAGACATTGTACGAGATAG
- the LOC109030729 gene encoding uncharacterized protein yields MKPEDYQGACVKHCANIYGFLFESYSEDGVPRFSNGGIFPITRGKAELKEHIKENSRERRSTYVCDCKPTSDFEMMVKTAYPEVENLFENFMKQQLSDPAGAVHSASRIFEKLNWDWKELQKEEGIQKPFNRYFYTDHRHLLNLAFQEMVQFTEPAKAQKTEEAKQRERSARHRQGPRADRATTGGAA; encoded by the exons ATGAAACCAG AGGATTATCAAGGAGCGTGCGTCAAGCACTGCGCGAACATTTACGGCTTCTTGTTCGAATCTTATTCGGAGGACGGAGTCCCGCGATTCTCTAACGGAGGCATTTTTCCCATCACCCGGGGCAAGGCTGAATTGAAGGAGCATATCAAAGAAAATAGCCGAGAGCGGCGCTCCACTTATGTGTGCGATTGTAAGCCGACGAGCGATTTCGAAATGATGGTCAAAACAGCGTATCCGGAGGTAGAGAACTTATTCGAGAACTTCATGAAGCAGCAACTCTCCGATCCCGCCGGAGCGGTTCATTCCGCGtctcgaatttttgaaaaattgaactggGATTGGAAGGAGTTACAAAAGGAGGAGGGAATTCAGAAGCCGTTCAATAGATATTTCTATACTGATCATAGGCATCTGCTTAACTTGGCATTTCAGGAAATGGTACAATTTACAGAGCCCGCGAAAGCGCAAAAAACGGAGGAGGCAAAGCAGAGGGAGAGGTCCGCGCGTCATCGTCAAGGCCCTCGGGCGGATAGAGCGACGACCGGCGGAGCAGCCTAG
- the LOC109030768 gene encoding facilitated trehalose transporter Tret1 isoform X2, protein MAFVVDTEVACAKIQSSDEDESEKLSWRCWFRTLFAASGPLMVFLYTGVAEAHSAVLLHQLKKEDSHIPVTTDEATWIASLGILLAPISALLAGPVLDAFGRKKGLLSFFLSMGLGFCVVAFAEEVYHIYIGRCICAIAIGLEVTSVVYLAEICTKRQRSCFLSLTAPFFSLGVALVYLVGGYLPWQMAATIFSLSSFGFFVIQCFAPESPAWLFKTGQIEASTKSLRKLGRSHENILHELDLLTLSTRTRSGKFHLRAFLEPTVWKPFLILSIFHFITNAAGVFDVLYYTVDFVKAFGLTVDPLIFTVLLAVARFTTNCTLGAYFLVSVPRKFTTAFSGFIMAASLLGSTVYEYAYRDLAEKPLQWIPVTLTVIAIVASAMGMNFLPWIMPGEMFPLQVRGAMTGASFLVGTFCTFVSLKIYGSTSKRSVFGVCCCGLHYLPSQERYSGYWSCQRLRIRHCTR, encoded by the exons ATGGCGTTTGTGGTTGATACTGAAGTTGCTtgtgcaaaaatacaaagctcCGATGAAgatgaaagtgaaaaactttCATGGCGCTGTTGGTTTCGAACA CTATTTGCTGCAAGTGGGCCGCTGATGGTGTTTTTGTATACTGGAGTAGCCGAGGCCCATTCTGCTGTGCTCCTGCACCAGTTGAAGAAGGAGGACAGTCACATACCCGTCACCACGGACGAGGCCACGTGGATTG CAAGTCTTGGAATTTTGTTGGCGCCTATATCCGCTTTGCTTGCTGGACCAGTCCTCGATgcatttggaagaaaaaaagggcTCCTCAGCTTTTTTCTGAGCATGGGTCTTGGTTTTTGCGTTGTTGCTTTCGCAGAGGAGGTCTACCACATTTACATAGGACGGTGCATCTGTGCAATCGCTATAG GTTTGGAAGTGACGTCAGTTGTATACCTCGCAGAGATCTGCACAAAACGGCAAAGAAGCTGCTTCCTCTCGCTGACGGCGCCTTTCTTCTCGCTCGGTGTAGCTCTCGTCTACCTCGTGGGAGGCTACCTGCCGTGGCAGATGGCAGCCACCATCTTCAGCCTGAGCAGCTTCGGTTTCTTCGTCATCCAGTGCTTCGCGCCCGAGTCCCCCGCGTGGCTCTTCAAAACAGGCCAAATCGAGGCCTCCACCAAGAGTCTGCGAAAATTAGGCCGCTCCCACGAGAACATCCTCCACGAGCTCGACCTCCTGACCCTCTCGACAAGGACCCGAAGCGGAAAATTCCACCTCAGAGCGTTCCTGGAGCCAACGGTCTGGAAACCGTTTCTAATCCTATCCATATTCCACTTCATAACCAACGCTGCCGGGGTATTCGACGTCTTATACTACACCGTCGACTTCGTCAAAGCTTTCGGGCTGACGGTCGACCCGTTGATTTTCACCGTCCTCTTGGCCGTGGCGAGATTCACGACCAACTGTACGTTGGGCGCCTATTTCTTGGTCTCGGTCCCACGAAAATTCACCACGGCCTTTTCTGGCTTCATAATGGCCGCTTCACTCCTCGGATCGACGGTTTACGAGTACGCGTATCGCGACTTGGCGGAGAAGCCCCTCCAGTGGATACCCGTGACGCTCACGGTGATTGCTATCGTGGCCAGTGCGATGGGTATGAATTTCCTCCCGTGGATCATGCCTGGTGAAATGTTTCCCCTCCAAGTTAGGGGTGCCATGACGGGAGCCTCGTTCTTAGTCGGGACCTTCTGCACCTTTGTCAGTCTCAAAATTTATGGGTCTACGTCGAAACGTTCTGTATTTGGGGTCTGTTGCTGCGGTTTGCATTATTTGCCTTCGCAGGAGCGTTATTCGGGATATTGGTCCTGCCAGAGACTCAGAATAAGACATTGTACGAGATAG